CAGGGGAACGCTCGGGACCGGAGGCTTGCGCTTGAAAATCGACCGAACCAACGCCGGCAGCATCACCGCCCTGCTGCTGTGCGCCGGCCTCATCGGGGCCAGCTGGTGGGCCGGCCGCCAGATGGCGCCCGGCCTGCTCCTGCCGCACGGCTACTGTTTCACCTGGGTGCCGGGGCTGCTGTGGACCCATGTGGTGAGCGACCTGCTCATCGGCCTGGCCTACGTCTCCATCCCGGTCACGCTGCTGTACTTCGTGCGCCGGCGCCGCGACCTGCCGTTCCACTGGATCTTCGTGCTGTTCGCGGTCTTCATCGTCAGCTGCGGCATGACGCACTGGGTGGACGTGTGGACGGTGTGGAACCCGGACTACTGGCTGGCCGGCGGGGTGAAGGTGGTCACCGCCGGCGCGTCGGTGTTCACCGCCGCCGCGCTGGTGATGCTGGTGCCCAAGCTGCTCGCCATCCCCACCACCGCGCAGCTGCAGCAGGCCAAGGCCGCCCTGGAAGCCGAGATCGTCGCCCGACAGGCGGTGGAGCAGGCGCTGCGCGAGGAGCGCGGCGCCCTCGCCGAGCGGGTGGAGGCGCGCACCCGCGACCTGCAGGCCGCCACCGCCGAGGCCGAGGCCGCCCGTGCCGAGGCCGAGCGCGCCAACCGGCTGAAGGACCAGTTCCTGGCCAAGGTGTCGCACGAGCTGCGCACGCCGCTGCAGGGGATGATGGGCTGGCTGCAGATCCTCGAACGCGGCGGCCTGCCGCCGGAGCGGGTGCAGCTCGCGGTGCAGCGGGCGCTGCACAACGTGCACGCCCAGGCGCGGCTGATCGACGATCTGCTCGACGTCTCACGCATCCTGAGCGGCAAGCTGTCCATGGAGCTGCAGCCGGTGGAGCCGGCGCAGCGCATCCGCACCGCGGTCGACATGCTGGCCACCACGGCCGAACGCCGCCAGGTGCCGGTGGTGGTGGACCTGCCGCCCGACCTGCCGCCGCTGCAGGCCGACCCGACCCGCTTCGAGCAGGTGGTGTGGAACCTGGTGGGCAACGCCGTCCAGGCCAGCGGCCCGGGCCAGACGGTGACGGTCACGGCCGCCGTGCTGCCGGCCACCGCCGCCGCGTCGCCCCGGCTGCGGGTGGCGGTGGCGGACCAGGGCCACGGCATCGAACGGGCCGAGCTGCCGTCGCTGTTCGAACCCTTCCGCCAGTCCACCCGGCCGCGCGAGGGCGACCGCGGGCTGGGCCTCGGCCTGGCCATCACCCGCGGCATCGTGCAGCAGCTGGGCGGCGAGGTGACGGCCGAGAGCGAGGGCCCCGGCCGCGGCGCCCGGTTCACCGTCACGCTGCCGCTGGCGGCGCCGACGGATGCGCCGGCGGGGTCTGCGGGGGCTCCCCCGCTGTCCGCCGACGAGGAGGCGCGTCTGCGCCGGCTGCGCGTGCTCTACGTCGAGGACGAGCCCGACATCGCCGAGCCGCTGCGCGAGGCGCTGGTGCCGCGCCTCGGCGGGCTGACGGTGCTGCACCGCTTCGACGAGGCGCTGCCCGCCGTGCGCGCCGGCGGCTTCGACCTGCTGCTGACCGACCTGCAGCTGGACGCCGGCCGTACCGGCTTCGAGCTGCTGCGTGCCCTGCAGGAACACCCGGGCCGGGAGCGGCCGCCCGCCCTGGTGCTGTCGGCCTTCGGCAGCGCCGAGGACCGGGCGGCCACCGCGGCCGCCGGCTTCGTCGCCCACCTGGTCAAGCCGGTGGTCCTGGCGGCGCTGCTCGCCGCGCTGGCACGGGCGCCGGCGGCGTGAGGCGGCGCACGCTGTGGCTGGCCGGCCTCGGCTGCATGGGGCTGCCGGCGGTCCCTGCGTTGGCCCAGGCCCAGGGCGAGGCGGCGGCCTGGGCGGCGCTGCGCGACGGCGCGGTGCTGCTGCTGCGCCATGCCCGCGCGCCCGGCGTCGGCGACCCGCCCGGCTTCCGGCTCGACGACTGCGCCACCCAGCGCAACCTGGACGACACCGGCCGTGCCCAGGCGCGCACGCTGGGGCGGCGGCTGCGCGAGCAGCGCGTCGCCGTCGGCGCGGTGTGGGCCTCGCGCTGGTGCCGGGCGCAGGAGACGGCGCGGCTGATGGACGTCGGCCCGGTGACGCCCGAGCCCGCCTTCGACTCCTTCTTCGGCGCCGACGCCGCGCGGCGCGAGCGGCAGGTGGCCGAGGCGCGGGCGCTGCTGCTGGGCTGGCGCGGCCCCGGTGCGCTGGTGGTGGTGAGCCACCAGGTCAACCTCAGCGCCCTGACCGACGCCGGCGCCGATTCGGCCGAGGGCGTGGTGGTGAGGCCCGACGGCGGCCGGCTGCGGGTGGTGGGCCGGCTGGCGCCGCCCTGAGGCCGGGTCCGCCCGGCCCCGCGGCCACCCTGGCAGACAGCCGTGTCAGATTTTTTCCTACACGGCCGGCAGAAGAACCTGGACTCAAGCGACGGAACTGCTCCGATGTTTCGGGCCTGA
The sequence above is a segment of the Aquabacterium sp. J223 genome. Coding sequences within it:
- a CDS encoding hybrid sensor histidine kinase/response regulator; its protein translation is MKIDRTNAGSITALLLCAGLIGASWWAGRQMAPGLLLPHGYCFTWVPGLLWTHVVSDLLIGLAYVSIPVTLLYFVRRRRDLPFHWIFVLFAVFIVSCGMTHWVDVWTVWNPDYWLAGGVKVVTAGASVFTAAALVMLVPKLLAIPTTAQLQQAKAALEAEIVARQAVEQALREERGALAERVEARTRDLQAATAEAEAARAEAERANRLKDQFLAKVSHELRTPLQGMMGWLQILERGGLPPERVQLAVQRALHNVHAQARLIDDLLDVSRILSGKLSMELQPVEPAQRIRTAVDMLATTAERRQVPVVVDLPPDLPPLQADPTRFEQVVWNLVGNAVQASGPGQTVTVTAAVLPATAAASPRLRVAVADQGHGIERAELPSLFEPFRQSTRPREGDRGLGLGLAITRGIVQQLGGEVTAESEGPGRGARFTVTLPLAAPTDAPAGSAGAPPLSADEEARLRRLRVLYVEDEPDIAEPLREALVPRLGGLTVLHRFDEALPAVRAGGFDLLLTDLQLDAGRTGFELLRALQEHPGRERPPALVLSAFGSAEDRAATAAAGFVAHLVKPVVLAALLAALARAPAA
- a CDS encoding histidine phosphatase family protein produces the protein MRRRTLWLAGLGCMGLPAVPALAQAQGEAAAWAALRDGAVLLLRHARAPGVGDPPGFRLDDCATQRNLDDTGRAQARTLGRRLREQRVAVGAVWASRWCRAQETARLMDVGPVTPEPAFDSFFGADAARRERQVAEARALLLGWRGPGALVVVSHQVNLSALTDAGADSAEGVVVRPDGGRLRVVGRLAPP